Genomic segment of Scardovia inopinata JCM 12537:
TCCTTGCCAATTTCCAGCAAGGACACATCGAAGGTGCCGCCGCCCAAATCGAAGACCAGAATGCGCTCATCTTCCTTGCCCTTCTCCAAACCATAGGCAAGAGCTGCTGCAGTAGGCTCATTGATAATGCGCAAAACGTTTAGACCGGCAATGGTACCAGCATCCTTAGTGGCCTGACGCTGAGCGTCGTTGAAATAAGCAGGGCAGGTAATCACCGCATCGGTAACGGGCTCACCAAGGTAAGCTTCAGCATCCCTCTTGAGCTTCATCAAAATCTGGGCGGAGACCTCCTGCGGAGTCCACTTCTTACCATCAATATCGACGCTCCAGTCCGTGCCCATATGACGCTTGACTGAAGAAATAGTGCGGTCGACGTTGGTAACAGCCTGACGCTTGGCAACTTCTCCAACCAAAATCTCGCCTGATTTGCTGAAAGCCACAACCGACGGAGTTGTCCGAACACCTTCAGCGTTTACAATAACTGTTGGCTGTCCACCTTCCAGTGTTGCGATGCAGGAGTTAGTAGTACCCAAATCGATACCTACTGCACGTCCCATAATGTATCCTCCCTATGTAATCGTTACATATCATATATCGTATGCTCATCTAAAGCTGAGCCGTTTCACCTCAACTTTAAACTTGAGTCTATACAACTCAACTTTACTTTGTCAACTTGTATTCCCTCCTCCAGGGACAATCTGAGAAAAAGAGAAAAAATCGGACAAACTAGGAAGCAAATTGGAAGAAAATAGGACAAAATTACAGGAGAAAAATTATGAATGAAGAATCAGAATGACCGAGAGGCAGCGCTCTTTACAGCAGCAAAAATGCTCCAGGCGGAAATTGCAATCTTATGCAATCTTAAATATTCCACTTATAGATAACCCGATCCTCATGATGCCAGGCTAATACACAAAAATGAGCCGTCTCCAGCTCAAGCATGCGAGCGCAGGAAGGTTCCATCCCCAGCCACTGAGTAGTAAGAATCCGCAGAATATGGGCATGGGCAACACAGACTACATTTTCTCCCGCTTCCAGTTTAGGAAGGACTCGATTGATAACTGCCCGCGTCCTGGCTCCGGCCATTGCCGCAGACTCCCCTATTCCATTGACTATGGTAACCGTCCCCTGCCCTTCCAGCTTTTCCCGTCTGGTCCCCCGCAGACTCTGAGGTAGAGTTAAAGGGCCACGATCCCAGATATTCCAGGTATCTTCCCCAATAGCAGCGGCCACTTGTGCCCTGGTACGCCCCTCTGCCGGACCGTAATCAAATTCCATCAGATTATCATCAGCAATTGCCGATTCAAAGCCTGCAAGCGCGGCCGTTCGGCGAGCCCGAATCAGGGGGGAGGTTAAAACGAAAGCCCGATTCAGCTCTGGTCCAAAATTCTCCCTGAGCCGCTCTCCTGCCTGCCGGGCTTGCTCTTCTCCCTCCGCAGTCAAAGGTATATCAGTTCGCCCGGTATACTGTCCGCTTTCGCTCCACACAGTTTGTCCGTGACGTAAAAGAATAAACTTGCCTCTGCTTGCTTTTGTCTCTGCCATAAAATCACCTCGTGCATCGTTGCCGGATCTGCTGCTTACCTATATGAGCCTATCTTAGTACATGATTATGAAATTCATATGAAGCTCGCTCTGACTCGGTTAGAGGTCGATTACTCCTTCTCTGCTTACCGTGAGATAATAGACACATGAATATTATGCACAAGTCTTCCCACCGGAGTTCCACAAGCAAGTCGACACTGACAGATGCCTCGGATAAACAAGTCAACCTCACAGCTAAGTCAGACAAGCTCAAGGATAAACAGGCAGATTCAGGCTCTGTTTTGAATTCTCAGGTAGACAGTTTCGTTTCGTCTCTGTCAAAGGTAGATGACGCTGTTGCCCGGCAGACCAAGAAAATTAAAGCTGACTCCGATGATCTGACTGACAAAATCATCAAAACAGCCCTACCGGCTATCGCCGGTTTTATTGTGAGCAAGGTTGCCACAATAGCCTGGGATGCAATCTTCCATAAGGGGCATTTTGCTAAAAATCATGGCACAGAGGTTAAGGGAGCTCTGGATGATTCCGCACTGCGCTCAGGAGACGAAGCCGGGCAGGGTATTCTTATGGGGATGCTCTTTGCAGCGCTGACCGGAGCTCTAGGTTCCCTAACATCAGCGCTTTCTACCCGCGGGTCGGAAAAAATCGTCACCAAACGGCAGGCAAAACGCAAGCCCAGCAAGGGGAAGAAAGCTGCCAAGAAAGCCATCAAGACCAGGCGGTCATAAAACAAGCGGTCATAAGGTCATAAAAAAGACAGTCATAGCGGTCATAAACTTCTGCGGCTTTTATCTGCTTTTATCAGCTTTTATCTGTTTTGTCAGCTTTTATCTGCTCTGAAGCCAATTATGGAGGGCATCATAGATTGTCCCTGCATACAGGGGGGCTCCAGCAGGAGTCGGGTGAATCCCGTCACTGGACAAGAGCTGGGGATGACTGCGGGCAGCAGCGTCCCAGTTTACCAGCAAGGCTTCATGGGGATGACGATTCACAAAATCTTGTGCATTTCGGTTCGAAGCAGCCGCCCAGGACCTGTCCATATGAGCATTAACAACAACAAAAATATGCCCTGGGCCGGCAGTTCTGTAGATATCTTCCCATTGTTGCGGACTCCCGGCAGCATTAGTGCCCAGGGAAATAATCAGATATTGTCTCAGCAAGCCCCGTGCCTTCAGATTGGCGATTGTGCCAGCGCCTTCATAGAGAAAGCGGGAAACCTTTGCATCTATGACGATCCCGGGGAATCTGGCCTGCAGAGCAGATGCAGAACCCAGCATGACAGAGTCGCCTACTGCGGTTATGCGAGAGCCGGAAGGCATAACCACAGACTTAGGGCTCGCCGTGGATGACCTGTCGGATTGAGATGCAGAAGGTCTCTTGCTGGGAGTTTTGGCAGACTTTTCTCTCTGCCTGGAGGGTTTCCGGCTGGAAGGTTCCTTGCCCGTTTGAGAAGCCAGAACCCGCTCCTGTTCCTGCAGTTGAGATTGAATTGATGTTTGGGCAGGAGCATGGCCAATAATTGCCAGACAGCCAATCCACAAGACAACTACTAGCCCCATGACCACAACCCGCTGAAGATTGCTGGCCAGTCGCCGAGG
This window contains:
- a CDS encoding histidine phosphatase family protein; the encoded protein is MAETKASRGKFILLRHGQTVWSESGQYTGRTDIPLTAEGEEQARQAGERLRENFGPELNRAFVLTSPLIRARRTAALAGFESAIADDNLMEFDYGPAEGRTRAQVAAAIGEDTWNIWDRGPLTLPQSLRGTRREKLEGQGTVTIVNGIGESAAMAGARTRAVINRVLPKLEAGENVVCVAHAHILRILTTQWLGMEPSCARMLELETAHFCVLAWHHEDRVIYKWNI
- a CDS encoding DUF4235 domain-containing protein; the encoded protein is MNIMHKSSHRSSTSKSTLTDASDKQVNLTAKSDKLKDKQADSGSVLNSQVDSFVSSLSKVDDAVARQTKKIKADSDDLTDKIIKTALPAIAGFIVSKVATIAWDAIFHKGHFAKNHGTEVKGALDDSALRSGDEAGQGILMGMLFAALTGALGSLTSALSTRGSEKIVTKRQAKRKPSKGKKAAKKAIKTRRS